The uncultured Eubacteriales bacterium region GTCCTCGGCAAAACCGATCTCGGTGACCCGGTCGTCCCCAAACTTGTCCCGTATCTCGACTAGCTCGGTCTTGAGCACCTCTCTGAGCATGCTCTCGGAGCCCAAAAGCTCATTAAAGTAGGCAATGCGGACCATCAGCTCATCGTACTCGACCTGGAGCTTTTCCCTGTTGAGCCCCTGGAGGGCGATCAGGCGCATGTCGCAGATGGCCTGGGCCTGGATATCGTCCAAGCTGAAACGGGCCATCAGGTTCTCCTTGGCGTTGTCGTAGGAGGTGCGAATGATCTTGATGACCTCGTCAATGTTGTCCTGGGCGATGAGAAGGCCCTCTAAGAGGTGGGCCCGCTCCTGCGCCTTGCGCAGATCGTACTGGGTACGGCGGACGATGATCTCCTCCTGGTAGGCGATGTACTCATCCAGGATGTGGCGGAGAGAGAGTATCTTGGGCTGGCTTTGGTTATTGACGAGCGCCAGCATATTGACGCCAAAGGAGGTCTGGAGCTGCGTCTGGGCGAAGAGGCGGTTCAACACCACCTGGGCGTTGGCGTCCTTTTTGAGTTCGATGACCACCCTCATACCGTTGCGGTCGGACTCGTCCCGGATATCGGAGATGCCCTCCAGGCGCTTGTCCTCCACCTGCTCGGCCATGTTCTTGATGAGCATACGCTTATTAACCTGATAGGGGATCTCGTTGACGATGATGCGCGTGCGGTTCTGGCCAAACTCCTCAAACTCGGTGCGGGCCCGGAGGCGGAGCATACCCCGCCCCGTGGCGTAAGCCGCCCGGATTCCCGCACGGCCCATGATGATGCCCTTGGTGGGAAAGTCTGGCCCCTTGATATGCTCCATCAGGTCGTCCAAGGTGGCCTCGGAGTTATCAAGCACACAGATGGTGGCGTTGATGACCTCCCGCAGGTTGTGGGGCGGAATATTGGTAGCCATGCCCACGGCAATGCCGGAGGAGCCGTTGACCAGAAGGTTGGGAAACCGGGAAGGGAGGACTCGGGGCTCCCTGCGGCTCTCGTCGAAGTTGGGGTCCCAGTCCACGGTATCCTTGTCGATATCTCTCAGCATCTCGGCGGAGATTTTGTCCAGCCGTGCCTCGGTATAACGGTAGGCGGCGGGGGGATCTCCGTCGATGGAGCCGAAGTTACCGTGTCCGTCCACCAGAGGGTAGCGCATGGAGAAGTCCTGGGCTAGGCGCACCAGCGCGTCGTATACCGACGCGTCGCCGTGGGGGTGGTACCGGCCCAGAACGTCGCCCACGCAGGTGGCCGACTTCTTGAAGGGCTTATCATGGGTCAAGTTATCCTCATACATGGCATAAAGGATGCGCCGGTGGACCGGCTTGAGGCCGTCCCGCACGTCAGGCAGGGCGCGGCCCACGATGACGCTCATGGCATACTCGATATAGGACTTCTCCATCTCGGGCACGAGTGGGGAGGAGACGATTTTTTGGTTGGGGTAGCGGATTTCCTCCGGATCGTACTGGGGCTTTTTACTCATGTAACTGCCTTCCTTTTCATAGTACGGCGCGGCTTATCACCGCGCCGTACCGAGTTGGTGCGGCATAAATCGCACTTAGTAGTCGAGGTTCACCGCGTACTTCGCATTCTTCTCGATGAATTCCTTGCGCGGCTCCACCTTTTCGCCCATAAGGACGGTAAAGGTCTCGTCGGCCCGTACGGCGTCGTCCAGCTCGATACGCTTGACGGTACGCCGCTCCGGGTCCATAGTGGTCTCCCACAGCTCGTGAGGATTCATTTCACCCAGACCTTTAAAGCGGCTGATTTCCACCTTCACATTAGGATTGCCGCCCCGCATTTCGGCGGAAACCTGATCCCGCTCCTCGTCGGAGAAGGCGACGCGGGTGGTCTTCCCCCGGGTCAGCTTGTAGAGGGGAGGCACTGCGGCATAGACATACCCCTGCTCGATGAGGGGCCGCATGAAACGGAAGAAGAAGGTGAGGAGGAGGGTACGAATGTGTGAGCCGTCGACATCGGCATCCGCCATGATAATAACCTTGTGATAACGTAGCTTATTGGCGTCAAATTCGTCCCCAATGCCCGCGCCCAGGGCGGTGATGACGGGGGTGAGCTTATCGTTGCCGTACACCTTGTCTACCCGGGCCTTCTCCACGTTAAGCATCTTGCCCCAGAGGGGAAGGATGGCCTGGAAACGGGAATCACGCCCCTGGGTGGCCGAACCGCCGGCGCTGTCGCCCTCGACGAGATATATCTCGGTGAGCTCAGGGTTTACCTCGTTGCAGTCCCGAAGCTTGTCAGGCATGGCGGCACCGCCTAGAGCAGTCTTGCGGCGAATCGATTCTCTCGCCTTCCGGGCGGCCTCCCGGGCGCGGGAGGCGAGGAGGGCCTTCTCCAGAATGGTCTTAGCCACCGCCGGGTGCTCTTCCAGGTACTCGCTCAACTTGTCGGATACCACAGCGGCCACTAAGGTGCGGATCTCGCTGTTGCCGAGCTTTGCCTTGGTCTGGCCCTCGAACTGCGCGTCGGTCAGCTTGACCGAGATCACGCATGTCAGCCCCTCCCGGTAGTCCTCGCCCTTCACCTCGTCCCCCTCCTTGATGAGGTTCATCTTGGTGGCATAGGCGTTCAGGGTACTGGTAAGTGCACTTTTAAAGCCTGTCTCATGCATACCGCCCTCAGGCGTGTGCACATTGTTGGCGAAGGAGACGATGTTCTCGTTATACCCGTCATGATACTGGATGGCCAACTCACAAACGGAGTCCCCCTTTTGGCCCGCCATATAAATGACTTCCGCATGGATGGGGTCCTTGCTGCGGTTGAGGTAGCTGACAAACTCGCGGATGCCGCCCTCGTAGCACATGTCGTCCTCCTGCTCCTTGCCGGGACGGAGGTCGACGGTCTTGATGCGCAGGCCCGCATTGAGGAAGGCCTCCTCCCGCATGCGGGTGCGCAGGATGTCGTATTCATACACCGTGGTGTCGGTAAACATCTCGGGGTCTGACTTGAAGGTGACGACGGTGCCCTGCTTGTCGGTACTTCCGACAATGGTCATCTCCTTGGTCACCTTGCCGCGGGCGAACTTCATCTCGTAGATTTTCCCGTCCTTGTGGACCTGCACCTCCAGCCACTCGGACAGGGCGTTGACGACGCTTGCTCCCACTCCGTGGAGACCGCCGGAGACCTTATAGCCCCCGCCGCCGAACTTGCCGCCGGCATGGAGAATGGTGTAAACCACCTCCAAGGCTGGCTTGCCGGTTTGGTGCTGGATATCCACTGGGATGCCGCGGCCATTGTCGGTCACCTTGATAACGTCGTCCGGCAGGATGGACACCGATATCTCGGTACAATACCCTGCCAGGGCTTCGTCGATGGCGTTGTCCACAATCTCGTACACCAAGTGGTGCAGGCCGGAGGAGGAGGTGGATCCGATATACATGCCGGGGCGCTTACGGACGGCCTCAAGGCCCTCCAGCACCTGAATTTCGGATGCACCATACTCGTGCTGCACCGCCGTGGGTCCGTGTTCTAACTCAAACTCTTCAGACATTCTATAACCTCCATTGGTATTGGGTCGCGGCCTGCCACTGGCAGGCCCTACAAGGCCATTCCTTTTGTAGGGCCCGCCACTGGCGGGCCGCCCACTATTATTCAAACCGCCCACCCTCCGCCCGGCCCCGAAGGGTGGCGGTAGAGAGCTGTGAGAAGAAAATCTTGCTCTTTTTTTGGTCGCCGCAGAGGACGAAGGCCTTGGGGATGTCGTCGGTTAAACTCTCCAGCCGCCCATCCCGCTCCGCCTGCTCCAGAAATTTGCGGGTGAGGTGAGAGGAGGTGGTGTTATCCAGGTCAAAAAAACCGATTACCTCCCGCCCTCTTATCCACGTAGACCCTCCTAAATGCATGTACATGGCATCCTCCGAACATCATAAGTTCTTCGCCATCCACCACCGCAAAACAAATCGTTTAATGGAAAAAATTATGGTAAAAAGGATCATCAAAAATAAGAAGTAAATTCCCCAATAAATCGCAAGGGCCATAGCCCCTATGGTCTCATATAGACTGAGGACACTCCAGACCATGCAGACCACGCTGAGTATGGCTGGGAGAAGGATTAAATACCACCGCCTGCAAAAAATCGTCACTATCGCCTGGAGAATACCACCTAACCAAAAAGGGAGGAATAGTATGACCCAGGACGCTGCCAGCGCACTTAATCCGAGCATTAAATGGAACATATCTTCCTTCTTCCCTTACCCCTTCAAAACCTGCCCGGCGTGGATACGAAAGACCTTTCCGCCTTCCAAGCCCTTGGGGCGGCTGTCTTCGCATCCGGTGATGAATACTTGCCCCCCCTCGATGCGGTTCAGAACAAAGCTCTGCCGCCGGGCATCCAGCTCGCTGAGCACGTCGTCCAGCAAAAGGACGGGCCACTCCCCAGTGTCCTGATAAAAAATCTCACGGGTCCCCAGCTTGAGCGAGAGGGCAGCCGTACGGGTCTGTCCCTGAGAGGCATAAGTCCTTGCGTCCACCCCGTCCAGTTCCACCACCAGATCGTCCTTATGGGGCCCGGAGAGGCACTGGCGGCACTCCAGCTCAGCCTTTCGATGGGCCTCCTGGTGCTCCAATAAGCGAGGCAGCAAATCTTTGGGAGACGCCTCCGGATCAGGAATGCTCTTTACCGTCTCATATTTAAGACTCAGCAGCTCCCGCCCGCCGGAGAAATCCCGGTGGATGGCAGGGGCGCAGTCCCTGAGCCGCCGGACGAAGTGGGCCCGGTAGTGGATGAGGATCGCCCCAGTCTGGGCCAAGCGGAGGT contains the following coding sequences:
- the gyrA gene encoding DNA gyrase subunit A; this encodes MSKKPQYDPEEIRYPNQKIVSSPLVPEMEKSYIEYAMSVIVGRALPDVRDGLKPVHRRILYAMYEDNLTHDKPFKKSATCVGDVLGRYHPHGDASVYDALVRLAQDFSMRYPLVDGHGNFGSIDGDPPAAYRYTEARLDKISAEMLRDIDKDTVDWDPNFDESRREPRVLPSRFPNLLVNGSSGIAVGMATNIPPHNLREVINATICVLDNSEATLDDLMEHIKGPDFPTKGIIMGRAGIRAAYATGRGMLRLRARTEFEEFGQNRTRIIVNEIPYQVNKRMLIKNMAEQVEDKRLEGISDIRDESDRNGMRVVIELKKDANAQVVLNRLFAQTQLQTSFGVNMLALVNNQSQPKILSLRHILDEYIAYQEEIIVRRTQYDLRKAQERAHLLEGLLIAQDNIDEVIKIIRTSYDNAKENLMARFSLDDIQAQAICDMRLIALQGLNREKLQVEYDELMVRIAYFNELLGSESMLREVLKTELVEIRDKFGDDRVTEIGFAEDDLDIEDLIEEENSVFTLTSAGYIKRLPVSTYKAQRRGGKGITAMATKEEDYVETVFTASTHDFILFFTSKGRVHRKKGYQIPEAGRTAKGTNLVNVLPIEPDEKVTAMIHLREFPEDRYLCMVTRNGTVKRIQLSSINTARKAGIRCITLDEGDELISVRETDGEQAILISTFKGASICFLETDVRCMGRDATGVRGIKLRDGDYVIGATCAQRGCHVLMVTENGYGKRTEMDEYIRGDGPQNRGGYGLKGYNVTDKTGGVVGLKVVCDEDDLLIINDAGVIIRMAVKDVNSYSRTAQGVKVMNLGDGVKVISIALTDHEEPEDEESTEEPAGE
- the gyrB gene encoding DNA gyrase subunit B, which produces MSEEFELEHGPTAVQHEYGASEIQVLEGLEAVRKRPGMYIGSTSSSGLHHLVYEIVDNAIDEALAGYCTEISVSILPDDVIKVTDNGRGIPVDIQHQTGKPALEVVYTILHAGGKFGGGGYKVSGGLHGVGASVVNALSEWLEVQVHKDGKIYEMKFARGKVTKEMTIVGSTDKQGTVVTFKSDPEMFTDTTVYEYDILRTRMREEAFLNAGLRIKTVDLRPGKEQEDDMCYEGGIREFVSYLNRSKDPIHAEVIYMAGQKGDSVCELAIQYHDGYNENIVSFANNVHTPEGGMHETGFKSALTSTLNAYATKMNLIKEGDEVKGEDYREGLTCVISVKLTDAQFEGQTKAKLGNSEIRTLVAAVVSDKLSEYLEEHPAVAKTILEKALLASRAREAARKARESIRRKTALGGAAMPDKLRDCNEVNPELTEIYLVEGDSAGGSATQGRDSRFQAILPLWGKMLNVEKARVDKVYGNDKLTPVITALGAGIGDEFDANKLRYHKVIIMADADVDGSHIRTLLLTFFFRFMRPLIEQGYVYAAVPPLYKLTRGKTTRVAFSDEERDQVSAEMRGGNPNVKVEISRFKGLGEMNPHELWETTMDPERRTVKRIELDDAVRADETFTVLMGEKVEPRKEFIEKNAKYAVNLDY
- a CDS encoding conserved hypothetical protein (Evidence 4 : Homologs of previously reported genes of unknown function) — translated: MYMHLGGSTWIRGREVIGFFDLDNTTSSHLTRKFLEQAERDGRLESLTDDIPKAFVLCGDQKKSKIFFSQLSTATLRGRAEGGRFE
- a CDS encoding conserved membrane hypothetical protein (Evidence 4 : Homologs of previously reported genes of unknown function); the encoded protein is MFHLMLGLSALAASWVILFLPFWLGGILQAIVTIFCRRWYLILLPAILSVVCMVWSVLSLYETIGAMALAIYWGIYFLFLMILFTIIFSIKRFVLRWWMAKNL
- the recF gene encoding DNA replication and repair protein RecF, with the translated sequence MIVKAIELDFFRNYVHLEADFSPGVNIIWGENAQGKTNLLEAVAYLSTASSHRARYDRELIQFGVDHAFVKAEVGARERSFTLEAKISRGARRQLFSNGVRLKTAGELSGILNTVLFCPEDLSLIRSGPAERRRFLDECICQLRPRYAAALGEYHRLYDQKSRILKDYDEKPSLLDTLDDFNLRLAQTGAILIHYRAHFVRRLRDCAPAIHRDFSGGRELLSLKYETVKSIPDPEASPKDLLPRLLEHQEAHRKAELECRQCLSGPHKDDLVVELDGVDARTYASQGQTRTAALSLKLGTREIFYQDTGEWPVLLLDDVLSELDARRQSFVLNRIEGGQVFITGCEDSRPKGLEGGKVFRIHAGQVLKG